The following proteins come from a genomic window of Chryseobacterium glaciei:
- a CDS encoding transposase, whose product MEQSGSVNYKRIFTDIITKKFPEKITECRSILDKKALSVLDVIELNRKIFGNSDKSTQIFNQKERSYNESAILKILDYQKKNKLNNSQLALHFKMSRNTISKWKKIFIQQ is encoded by the coding sequence ATGGAACAATCAGGATCAGTTAATTATAAAAGAATATTTACAGATATAATCACAAAGAAATTTCCTGAAAAAATAACTGAATGTAGAAGTATTTTGGATAAAAAAGCACTATCCGTTTTAGATGTGATAGAACTTAATCGGAAAATATTCGGAAACTCCGACAAATCAACACAAATCTTTAACCAGAAAGAAAGATCATATAATGAATCCGCCATTTTAAAAATACTGGATTACCAGAAGAAGAATAAATTAAATAATTCTCAATTAGCACTCCACTTTAAAATGAGTAGGAACACCATCAGTAAATGGAAAAAAATATTTATTCAGCAATAG
- a CDS encoding TetR/AcrR family transcriptional regulator, with product MSITDRKYKEKLEMRKRILNGARKIFLEKGYENTSMRNIASEIDYSAGTLYFHFKDKSEIFHELHKEGFRLLLDQLKVLDSVTDPFERLKAVGKVFIKFAQDNKDYYNLMFLVDESSSDTSESGGFQIAQEAINHLLELIKECQKEGRFKNMDAEYFTFMFLSSIHGICALFCKERTLNFVNKTNDELMMNGYDCFVSLLEKG from the coding sequence ATGAGCATCACAGATAGAAAATATAAGGAAAAGCTGGAAATGCGTAAGCGTATTTTAAATGGGGCACGTAAAATTTTCCTTGAGAAAGGATATGAAAATACGAGTATGCGAAATATTGCGAGCGAAATTGATTACAGTGCAGGCACACTCTATTTTCACTTTAAAGATAAAAGTGAAATTTTTCACGAACTTCATAAAGAGGGATTTCGTCTGTTACTTGATCAGCTGAAAGTGTTGGACAGCGTTACAGATCCCTTTGAGCGTCTGAAAGCGGTAGGTAAAGTATTTATAAAATTTGCACAAGACAATAAGGATTATTATAACTTAATGTTTCTGGTTGACGAATCATCATCCGACACTTCTGAAAGTGGCGGTTTTCAAATTGCACAGGAAGCAATCAATCACCTCTTGGAACTTATTAAAGAATGTCAGAAAGAAGGCAGATTTAAAAATATGGACGCTGAATATTTCACCTTTATGTTCCTGTCATCCATACACGGGATATGTGCACTTTTCTGTAAGGAACGCACACTCAACTTTGTAAATAAAACAAATGATGAACTAATGATGAATGGCTATGATTGTTTTGTTTCACTTCTTGAAAAAGGGTAA
- a CDS encoding porin family protein, with translation MKKVFLVAATLLVSHAAFGQQSLWSRFHFGLKAGANYSNFEGASFETEGLTGFHAGAIVNFALTEKWSIQEEFLYSTQGAKIKNGFAVGDKDLKLSYFSVPILLKYHSNIGLYGEIGGQANILIEDAKNTGFEKFADKIDGGAVAGLGYQFKTGPVKGLGIGARYYYGFTDVGKFTSSSVKPDFKNAVIQGSIFYIF, from the coding sequence ATGAAAAAAGTATTTTTAGTGGCTGCCACCCTGTTAGTGAGCCATGCTGCATTTGGGCAACAAAGTTTATGGAGCAGATTTCACTTTGGATTAAAAGCCGGAGCCAATTACAGCAATTTTGAAGGTGCTAGTTTTGAAACAGAAGGCTTGACCGGTTTTCATGCCGGAGCTATTGTAAATTTTGCTCTTACTGAGAAATGGTCTATACAGGAAGAGTTTCTCTATTCTACTCAGGGTGCAAAAATTAAAAATGGTTTTGCTGTAGGGGATAAGGATCTCAAACTATCTTATTTTTCAGTTCCGATACTTTTAAAATACCATTCGAATATTGGATTGTACGGTGAGATAGGCGGTCAGGCAAATATCTTGATCGAAGATGCAAAGAATACCGGATTTGAGAAGTTTGCTGATAAAATTGACGGGGGTGCGGTTGCCGGTCTTGGTTATCAATTCAAAACCGGTCCGGTAAAAGGATTAGGAATTGGAGCGAGATACTATTATGGATTTACTGATGTTGGGAAGTTTACATCTTCATCCGTTAAACCTGACTTTAAAAATGCTGTAATTCAGGGCAGTATATTTTATATCTTTTAA
- a CDS encoding transposase, whose translation MDNIIKNIHIGNLIHQRVKEDQTELSRICNFMQCTEEEAEKMYQSKTIDTEVLLRWSKLLKYDFFRIYSQHLIMYSPPSSVDYNKTKAGKTSILPRFRKNIYTKEMIDFILEMIEKEEKTKNQVMQEYGIPKTTLYKWIHKFSRL comes from the coding sequence ATGGACAACATTATTAAAAATATCCACATTGGCAATTTAATACATCAGCGAGTAAAAGAGGACCAGACTGAACTTTCCCGGATCTGTAATTTTATGCAGTGTACAGAGGAAGAAGCTGAAAAAATGTATCAATCTAAAACAATTGATACAGAAGTTCTTTTACGTTGGAGCAAACTGCTGAAATATGATTTTTTTAGGATCTACAGCCAGCATCTGATCATGTATTCTCCTCCATCATCAGTTGATTATAATAAAACTAAGGCAGGTAAAACTTCTATACTTCCGCGGTTTAGAAAGAACATCTACACTAAGGAGATGATAGATTTTATCCTGGAGATGATTGAGAAAGAAGAGAAAACAAAAAATCAGGTCATGCAGGAATATGGAATTCCCAAAACTACACTTTATAAATGGATCCATAAATTCAGCCGCTTATGA
- a CDS encoding TolC family protein, producing MIKYYRKKLSLCCYLVILLSFATQPIEAQNKLDDYIKQGIESNQSIKQQSFILERNVYALGEAKSMFLPNVSFSTTYTKADGGRTIDFPTGDLLNNVYSTLNQMTGSSSFPQLENQSILLNPDNFYDAKFRITQPILNAELGYNKKIKSKQIDLQKTEIVLYKRELVKEIKTAYYNYLKATNATKIYQSYLKLVSEGERVNKKLFDNGKINRTSVIRSQNEVSKINASIIASQKTEESAQYYFNFLLNRPLTDTILVDDINTLPDDAQLFNENVTNREELSKLKISKDINNDLTGLAKSYLIPKIGANLDLGSQGFDWKFNQKNRYYLLGISLEWNLFAFGKNTYRIKQSIAENQAITSQTDYVQQQLLTELKVRQANMESAVAQYKAAQSQLKTSQTYYGDMAKLYKEGMTIYIELLDAQNQWIDAQLKSNITLFDTWIAYTAIERANASFNIQ from the coding sequence ATGATTAAATACTATCGAAAAAAACTAAGTTTGTGTTGCTACTTGGTTATTTTGTTAAGTTTTGCAACACAACCTATTGAAGCTCAGAATAAGTTGGATGATTACATCAAGCAAGGCATCGAATCCAACCAGAGCATCAAGCAACAGTCATTTATTCTGGAAAGAAATGTCTATGCGCTGGGTGAAGCAAAAAGTATGTTTTTGCCCAATGTTTCTTTTTCAACAACTTACACCAAGGCAGACGGCGGTCGTACCATAGATTTCCCAACAGGTGATCTTTTAAACAACGTCTACTCTACCCTTAATCAAATGACGGGAAGCAGTTCATTCCCACAACTTGAGAATCAGAGTATTCTTCTGAATCCTGACAATTTCTATGATGCAAAATTCCGTATTACCCAACCTATTTTGAATGCAGAATTAGGTTATAATAAAAAGATCAAGTCAAAACAGATTGATCTTCAGAAAACGGAAATAGTATTATACAAAAGAGAGTTGGTCAAGGAGATAAAAACTGCTTACTATAACTATCTCAAGGCTACGAATGCCACAAAGATCTATCAATCCTATCTAAAATTAGTCAGTGAAGGAGAAAGAGTCAATAAAAAACTATTTGATAACGGAAAAATAAACCGGACATCAGTGATCAGAAGCCAAAATGAAGTTTCAAAGATCAATGCTTCCATTATTGCATCACAGAAAACTGAGGAATCAGCACAGTATTATTTCAATTTCCTTCTCAATCGTCCATTAACAGACACCATCTTAGTTGATGATATCAATACATTGCCGGATGATGCGCAACTGTTCAATGAGAATGTCACCAATCGTGAAGAATTATCTAAACTTAAAATCTCAAAAGACATCAATAATGATCTGACAGGACTTGCCAAGTCTTATCTTATTCCCAAGATAGGAGCTAATCTGGATTTGGGTTCACAAGGTTTTGACTGGAAATTCAATCAAAAAAACAGGTATTATTTATTAGGTATTTCATTAGAATGGAATCTTTTCGCTTTTGGAAAGAACACCTATCGAATCAAACAATCTATTGCCGAAAATCAAGCAATTACCTCACAAACCGATTACGTGCAGCAGCAGCTTCTTACAGAGCTAAAAGTACGTCAAGCCAATATGGAAAGTGCGGTCGCACAATACAAAGCAGCGCAGTCGCAATTAAAGACAAGCCAGACCTACTACGGTGATATGGCAAAACTCTACAAGGAAGGAATGACGATCTACATTGAGCTTTTGGATGCTCAAAATCAATGGATAGACGCCCAATTAAAATCTAACATAACATTATTTGACACGTGGATCGCTTACACAGCCATTGAACGAGCCAATGCCAGTTTTAACATACAATAA
- a CDS encoding sensor histidine kinase: MSGNISTHINSKSLRDVYKINNMLSGVVFVFSFSFLVLEQYKIPYMGIKSGLYIMATSYSQAFVLKFCVLKFSKNPIRFKFYRYILGFGFGIILYFISWIVFTSIAHVDTHFGELRWVIIYTMIAVFLNMFIFALHDFVIIRRAKIQADLENYRLQMRNTEAENLILKQQIHPHFLFNALNTLKVLYNKDHEMGEQYLFRLSDFLRASVSHSKASTSTFEEELAICKNYLEMQKIRFNSSLDWEIIINDNESLNRKVPSFSLQPLVENAIKHNALTIEKPLRVKICQQNDIIEISNNINKKKYNESSLKSGLSNLSERYRLLTGQDIIVRNNNEVFSVLFKFVS; encoded by the coding sequence ATGTCTGGAAATATCAGCACGCATATCAATTCCAAAAGTCTTAGGGATGTATACAAAATAAACAATATGCTTTCGGGTGTGGTTTTTGTATTTTCTTTTTCTTTTTTGGTTCTTGAACAGTATAAGATCCCTTATATGGGCATCAAAAGTGGACTGTATATTATGGCAACCAGCTATTCTCAGGCTTTTGTTTTGAAGTTTTGTGTTCTAAAATTCAGTAAAAATCCTATAAGATTTAAATTTTACAGGTATATCTTAGGATTTGGTTTTGGTATCATATTATATTTTATTTCTTGGATCGTTTTCACCTCTATAGCTCATGTAGATACTCATTTTGGGGAATTGAGATGGGTCATTATTTACACTATGATCGCTGTTTTTCTTAATATGTTCATTTTTGCATTACACGATTTTGTTATCATCAGAAGAGCAAAGATACAGGCAGATCTGGAAAATTACCGGCTACAGATGCGGAATACAGAGGCCGAAAATCTTATTCTGAAACAGCAGATCCATCCACACTTTCTTTTCAATGCACTTAATACACTGAAAGTTCTGTATAATAAAGATCATGAAATGGGAGAACAATATCTGTTTAGGTTATCAGATTTTTTAAGAGCATCCGTTTCTCATAGCAAAGCCTCTACATCCACTTTTGAAGAGGAATTGGCTATCTGTAAAAACTATCTTGAAATGCAGAAAATCCGTTTTAACTCTTCTCTGGACTGGGAAATCATTATAAATGATAATGAGTCTTTAAATAGAAAAGTACCATCGTTCTCATTGCAGCCCCTTGTTGAAAATGCGATTAAGCACAATGCATTAACTATCGAAAAACCGCTTAGAGTTAAAATTTGCCAACAAAATGATATTATTGAAATATCAAACAATATCAATAAGAAAAAATATAATGAAAGCTCTCTCAAAAGTGGTCTAAGTAATCTTTCCGAACGCTACAGACTTCTAACAGGACAGGACATTATAGTACGTAATAACAATGAGGTATTTTCTGTACTTTTTAAATTTGTAAGTTGA
- a CDS encoding DUF4397 domain-containing protein gives MKNIIKKISTAMSILLILLGLSSCEKDDVDEYGSAQLKIVNAAQGSSAQNFYLLGNLLKEGLGYTEYSDYISVSSGNRLSASFRDQSSESGSADGELWMANTKRYTAYLVGSGSTARIKQYEDDLSSPSSGKAKVKFIHLSDGIPSDIRIRDASGNEIVNNLSRNIESGYKTINPGTFSFSIYGTGSGNLIKDFEITDIQEGKIYTIYFSGESSSTVEAHRVIY, from the coding sequence ATGAAAAATATTATTAAAAAAATATCAACAGCCATGAGTATTTTGCTAATATTGTTAGGATTGTCATCATGTGAAAAAGATGACGTGGACGAATATGGCTCTGCGCAGCTCAAAATCGTAAATGCTGCACAGGGATCTTCTGCCCAGAACTTTTATCTTTTAGGAAACTTATTAAAAGAAGGTTTAGGTTATACAGAATATTCAGATTATATCAGTGTCAGCTCAGGAAACAGGCTTTCTGCATCCTTCCGAGATCAGAGTAGTGAAAGTGGATCTGCTGATGGGGAACTTTGGATGGCGAATACGAAACGTTATACAGCTTATCTTGTTGGCTCAGGTTCAACTGCAAGAATTAAGCAATACGAGGATGATCTTTCTTCTCCATCTTCTGGTAAAGCGAAAGTGAAATTTATCCATTTGAGTGATGGAATACCTTCTGATATCAGGATCAGGGATGCTTCTGGTAATGAAATTGTGAACAATTTGAGTAGGAATATTGAGAGTGGTTATAAAACAATCAATCCTGGGACTTTTTCATTTTCGATCTATGGAACAGGGTCTGGGAATTTGATTAAAGATTTTGAAATAACAGATATTCAAGAAGGGAAGATCTATACGATTTACTTTAGTGGAGAATCTTCTTCTACTGTAGAAGCTCATAGAGTTATTTATTAA
- a CDS encoding LytR/AlgR family response regulator transcription factor: MKIVIIEDEELVAEDLYITLQRIDPEIQLQAILSSVSEAVEYFSSHSRPDLIFSDIQLGDGLSLEIYQQLEIDVPIIFCTAYDNYAIEAFQSSGIDYVLKPYDKMSIERAIQKFLNLKTVLAKDILQQYETVKQTLESYRLKESGTFMIRYRDRLLPVSLDRIAMFYLEDEVNHILLFSGKTYLIPETLEETEKQVNQTFFRANRQFLINRSSLQEAVEYFPRKMKLVMTFSFDKEIIVSREKKPKLIKWLNNNL; this comes from the coding sequence ATGAAAATTGTGATCATAGAAGACGAGGAGCTTGTTGCTGAAGATCTTTACATTACTCTGCAACGGATAGACCCTGAGATACAATTACAGGCTATCCTGAGTTCTGTTAGCGAAGCAGTGGAATATTTTTCATCGCATAGCCGGCCAGATCTTATTTTTAGTGATATACAATTGGGTGACGGATTAAGTTTGGAAATTTATCAACAGTTGGAAATCGATGTTCCTATTATATTTTGTACAGCCTATGATAACTATGCGATAGAAGCTTTTCAGTCCAGCGGTATTGATTATGTATTGAAGCCTTATGACAAAATGTCTATCGAGAGAGCTATTCAAAAGTTTCTAAACCTTAAAACAGTACTGGCAAAAGATATTTTGCAGCAATATGAAACCGTTAAACAGACATTGGAATCTTATCGTTTGAAAGAAAGCGGGACATTTATGATCCGTTATAGAGACCGGCTTCTGCCAGTATCATTGGATAGGATAGCCATGTTCTATTTGGAAGATGAAGTGAATCACATCCTGCTTTTCTCAGGGAAAACATACTTGATACCGGAGACACTCGAGGAAACTGAAAAACAAGTAAATCAAACTTTTTTTAGGGCGAACAGGCAATTTCTGATCAACCGCAGTTCATTACAGGAAGCGGTAGAATACTTCCCGAGAAAAATGAAACTCGTTATGACGTTTTCTTTTGACAAAGAAATTATTGTAAGTAGGGAAAAAAAACCTAAATTAATAAAGTGGCTGAACAATAATCTATAA